From the Debaryomyces hansenii CBS767 chromosome F complete sequence genome, the window aaatcgAATGGATGTTCTTTGATAAACCAATCCCCATCGCGAATAACATTGAAATTGGTAATGAAAAGAAGTAAATCCAACGACGACCAAATACTTCAGACATTGGGGCAGCAATCGCAGGGCCAACTGCTAAACCAATTAAGTAGAATGTCAAACCAGAGATACAAAGTTCCTGCGATACTCCGAATTCAACCATTAAGCTTGGAATACCCGCAACGTATAAAGAACTACCCAATGAAACACACAAGCAAATAAGCGCCACGGTAAATGTAATATACCATTTTTTCCATTGTGGCCAATTTTGAGGATTAGATCTATCATCTGGCGAATCCCagtctaatttttcaatgtgTATAGGTTCATCTGACGATTGAGAATTCACCTcgtttaatttttcaggtGTTCCTTCCAACgattctttttcattctgTCCATCTTTCGCCAATTGTTTTCCTTCAGATCTTTCGTTGCTGATGTTATATTCTGGGTCAGGATACGACTTCTCTGATGGCTTTTCATCTCCATATACATCTTTCATATAAGATCCGGTATCTGTGTCTGAGCTGTCAGGTGCATCTGCTGTTCCATTAATAACCCGTCCAGTCTGGTTTGAAACGTCTTCTTCGTCAGTTTCGTTTAAGTCTTCTTCAGCAGTCGCATATGCAGAGAGGTTAGCTGATGATGCCTGGTCGCGAATAGTCTCTTGAACATTTGATGCATCTCTCAATTGCTGTTCTTCACTTTGAGAAGTGCCAAAAATACCCATTgtgtataatatttattgcaCTTTTTCTATAGTACCAATGATGATGTATgctatttttattaaaatatgaagCGAATTCTTCTACTCAGATTATCTACAGTCAGGAacaaagaatatatatatatgtttaGGTCTCGATTAGTCAGTTGCCATAGTCCGATGGGCGGATTTAACTATTGTAAATATGTACGAACCGGacttttcatattttttcttgaagagATTATCGCGATATAGTTCTTTTCTacatattcatcaatagaATTGTTCTTATAATACGCTTtacataatataattacatatatatatatatatacattagAATCATCAAAgtaatttgaaaagtttaCAAGACAGAACAgtaattgaataaaatcCCGTTCCATTGAACATAACGAAGATCGGCgataattattattcgGAGAATATTGACCTCGGTCTGTCAAAATTTAACCTCGGCTAAATTGTTCTGCAAGAAACTGCAACAAGTTcttttttattgaatatgagGCAATGGTAGGTTCGGTTGCAATCCACATATAGATCTAAACCCGAATTATGTCTGTAGATAGCAGAAAGATGGTCTCTATTTCTCAATAGCAGGTTGAGCACCATTTCTTTCCTTGTTCCATCCATAGTAACTCTTTGCCCTTATAAACCCAAAGGTAAAATTGCAAGCGAATATTAGCAATACAAAACCGAACATCACAAGAAAGAACTTGAAACTTAACGGTTCTATCAAGGAGTTTATAATCATCCCCACAGTTTCCGCACTGATCAGGGACTTATTTCCGCCTCCATTATATGGGTCTTGATTCATGCATTTTAACCAGTAGGCACATGGCTTCTCTAATATAGGGACAATCAGGTCCGGAGAGCagttattatcattatatgaGCGTTTGCAAGATTCGATCTCCACTAGcacatttgaaatttgttgAGAAAGCTTATGCTTAATGTCTTGTCGAACAGTTTGAATGATGGAGTAAACCAAATACGCTGCATAGCATGTAGcaacaaaatttataattagCTGCAAATAAGAAGATAATATGTACGAAGCTTTTTCCAGCGGGCTAGAGTTTGCTTCCCACGGCAAAGGTAGACTAATATCTCTGTTCTGCGGATGGAAATTGTAGGATTGATTCGGATCTAGGACTTGTATCAGGCCTGGATCTCGGTGCTGCAACTGCCCTGTTTGCAGTTGTATTTGGCTCAGTATTTCGGTTTGGCTTGGATTTGCCAACTGAGTCGCTGATTGATTAATAGGGGTAGTATAAtagtgatgatgatgaaccTGTAGCGGTGTTGTCCACGAGTTGCTGGTTGGACTGAATATGTTATTAACTGgaaatttattcatattcttccTATACATATACGATTGGTTCATGGAATTGTTGATAGTACTTCTCgaatcatttgaatcataATCCCCGTTTATTGGGTTGTAGGTGTATTCTTCGATATCGTTGTTCCTGTTTGACTTATTGGCAAAAAATGCATTAGCATCACTTGAGCTAAAAGAGCTCATATTCCTTTGTCCGGTTCTATGCTTTAATTCTGGCGTACTTCTGTAATTGCCAAATGTGTCGTAATTGGTGCTATAGCTTTCATTATTGGAATTTGTATCGATTTCATAATCAATAGACTCATGATTATCCATATTGGATGGGAGTAGTAATTTTTGTCTCGGCATGATCGCCAATTTGGCACCTAGAGTTGTCGGTGATAATATCGAATGAGAAATAGAAGATACTACGCTGGCATTTCTGGAATAATCCTGATCTATTTCTTGTCCATTCTCTCTTTCTTGAACTTCACTGTcgttattatcattatcactTCCTGAATTCTTCGTCTCGGTCATTTCTCTATCGTTCACCACGCTGCTGTTATCTTCGTCCTCCTTCTTCATGAAAAAGCTTTTCATGCCACCTAAATTTGCACCTTCGTCCTTACTTATGGGGGTTGATTGGAACGGCGACGCAATATATTCCTGTAATCTCGTAGTAGGTGTCAACCGATCTACATTTCCATGCTCAGGTGGTGGTGTGTCATAATTCGATGGTGGCGGACCTAAATCAAGCGTATTGTCTATTTCCATGTAATCATCATCGTTATCGTAAGTTTCTTCATATCTAGTTTGAGACGTTACATAATTACTATCATCTATCGACAATGATTGTAAGAAGCTTCCATCAAACTCATGCGATGCCATTTTGCCATAGTATTTGAATGTACTGAATATTTGTTTAGAACAATCGTAATATCTGTGTTTACTTAATTTTAAGTGCGGCTTGGGCAtcatatttaaatttttcagtccTACTATAAGTTTAGATTAGAATAAGCTTAATCATATACATACATATATTAGCAACATGGGATCTAAGAGAAAGAAGGCCGAGAAGCAGAAAGATTTCGTTAAGGCGAAATTGAGAGTTGGTAAAACAGCTGCTAAACCAGATAACCATACCGATACCTCATTCATCGCCAAATCCATTTCTATACCGAATCAAACTATTAACAAAAAGACATCCAATACAGagaaaaaatatgaagTAGATTTGGCTCATCATCTTTCATTGACAAAGCATCATTCTGATGTTACACGAAAGGAGGtcttgaattatattgaaCAACATTTACCATCCAATCCATCGCTCTACAAAGATATATTGACCAGTATTGTGCCATTAATAATTGATCAGTCTCAGAATGTTCGGAATGCCTTGACATCATTATTGTCAGCCTGTGCTACACAACAGGTTGGCTTGTTGGATTTACACATAAGAtctattattctttttataCATCTGGCGATGAGCCATATTAAACCAGATATAAGAAATAGCTCGACCAAATTTTTATCAGTGTTAATCGACCATGCAACAGAGTCATTAGTGCGTTCATATTTTATCAAGACGCTAAAGTCGTACTTTACATTATTATCGTGGACCTTGACGAATGATAAGAAAGCAGTTTCCTTGGCCATCACCACTAGTTCCTCTATCGGAGGCCCAAGCAAGAAAGCACGTATTCATCACTTATCGATATTAAGAGCATTTTTATCAGCTGCATTATTTCCAATAAGTAGCAACGAAAGGAAATTGGATTATTCAAAGATCAAGATGATTCATCCTGAATCGTACAAATATTTGTTAGCGTCCAGCACTCAACCATTTGcatctttgaaattattcgTTCAAGAAGTTCCGAAACAGAAAAACACAGACATACAAcaaaataccaaaaaaGATGACAATGCATTTTCCTTAAATGATTTGGATACCGTTTCGACAGAGGATATAGATACCAGACGAAAAGTTATGCTTGACGTTTTCATGGCTCCAATGCTTaggaatttgaaaaatttaataaaggAGGGTGGTGAAGTTGGTAGAGAAGCACATTCATGTATGAAGGTGTTGGAACAGTTACAATCGGAGACTAAATAGACtatcttttaataatgttatatttttgatatgaTTGTAAATTACATATATTACCGTATTAGGAAATCTAAACTTTTTCTTAGTGATTTTTATCGATATAAGATTGTACGACTGGAGAGGATACTTCttttcaacaacaaatgCTTAGATTGTTAACTAGATCACAAGCTTTCAGAGCTGTGACACTTTGTCAAAGACCAATTATTTCGTCGAGATGCATTCCTATACGtaatttccaaatttcGCCAATCTTAGCTAAAAAGAATAAGGCTAAAGGTGGAAATAAGAACAAGAGTGAAGTTCAAGAAATAGAGGAAGATAATACGGACAACCAAGTACCAGAAATAGACTTTGATGATGCAACTAATAAGTTCAAAGGTGTCATTGAAAGATTCAGTAAACAAGCAAACGAAGCAAAATTAGGTAAAACAAgtccaaatatttttgataagttGATAGTAGAAACTGCAAATGGTGAAGTTGGATTCACTTCCGTAGCACAAACTACTGTCAAAGGAAGAAATTTCATGATTACAGTTTTTGACCCATCCAATgttaaatcaattattaatgCGGTGTTAGGGTCAGACTTGAATATGAATCCCCAGATTGATCCATCAAATAAGCAAACATTGAAGGTTCCATTGCCTCCATTAACAACCGAGAGCAAGAAGGAAAATGcaaaacaattaaaattagTGTATGAAAGATTTAAGAATGGTTCTGGTAGAGCAAACGGATCTTTAGCCACTATAAGAGGTGACgttaaaaataaatttcaaaaacagcataaaaagaagaagttaaGTGATGCAGAAGAAAAAGTATTCAAagactttgaaaaattacataAACAGTATACTGATAAGTTAACTGAAGTGTTTAAATCTGCTGAACAAGCAAttcttaaataattctatataatagatatataattttaaaagaTAACTCCATCTCCAAcaaatattcttctatgatatttttcacaccatttaattattttcaaactcTGCCTTATCAAGTCCTGGGAAGTAATATCGCCGTTACATAAACAGTAAAATTCAGAGGTAGAATCAGAAAGCATGAATCCGACTATTGTATTTCCAgaaattttccatttaGAATATGTTAGTCTTTTATTATGTTTCTTAATCGCTGGCTCGCTTGAAAAATCAGTGGCCTTATTGTTATGCAAAGTAGAATAGAAATAAACCAATTCTAATATTGTGACACAACTTGTATCACCcttttcattattgaagtGTCTGGCATTACTCATAAAACACTGATTGTATCTTTTCAGtctataaataaaatgttTGATCAAGGGTACCTTTATGTCATTCAATATAGATAGATTATTAGATGCTAAAAGTTCTGAACTTAATGCATTTCGAAAGCTTTCACTGTTTATCATACTACTAATAATATGTTTGGACAATTCTTGTTGCTGGAAAAAGCTATTTTTATTTCCACTAATTAATGTAATTATAATTGGCTGTGGTGGAATATGATTTCCATCAACTATAACATAACCACTCAAATCGATTTTCTTAACAAAGACATAAAGGAACCCATTTGGATTAAAATCGGGCATACAAAGTGGAATCCATAAATCTTCGGTAGACTGCGAATCATCAGAGGGAGTAGAAATAGAAGATATCATTGTAAATAGAACCTTGAGATCTTCCTTAGATAAAGTGTGATTTTTTGGCTTCATCATGCTCAATATTTTTCCAGACGACGACGTCAagaatgcaaataataggTCATCTCCCAAGAATGTTTCCTTGTCACCGGAATCGCTAATGTCGAAGAGCCTTGACGGCGCTTTAGACTTACTATCTTtgatcttcaatttcttacACGAtaacaaaattgaattcaaccTAGAACGAGTAGTATTAGTAATTTTTGCACTTTGCAACGATGAATCGAGTAACTGACTTAAAAAGAAATCGAGTCCTGGAATATTATAAGGAGTAAGCAGTTCAGAAGTTGAAAGTCCATATGTTAATTTCATACACAAAGAATCTAAGTTGCTGAAATCCAAAGGagtcaatatttttcttaAATCATAATTCATTCTATTCtggaaattttttaatatggtagattttgaaagaactgctaataaataattgtatAAAGTATTAAGCTGTCCTATCAAAACGCTATCGTCTTCTTCCCCTCCGttatttatcatattttCATGCTTTAGCTTGGTCATAGCAACAAGTATCAATGGATCTTTATTCATAATTACAATTTTTAGATCATCACCATAATTAACTGATTTAATTTCCTCCTTCATATTTTCCTGAAATGTGGAGACAATAGTAGTGATAAATCCCATGTAACCCATAATAACATCGTCAGAACCATTCATCGAATATATAGGTTTACCAGCagttgataatataaagaaatgCTTCAATTTATCGTGAAATAAATCTGAATCAGACGCCTTCGAAATCGatatatatctttcaaTGAAATCATCTTGCGAATccattttgtatttatcattagTTAATGTGCTTAGATCCatcaatgataaatttCTATTTGAATCAATAGCATTTGAACCCGCAAGTCTATAATCTTGCCTAACCAACAGATGTAGTATCTCttgtaattcttcttcatcattttcattactaACGTTTTCCTCATCAGTATTATATCCTGATGGATATAAACTACGTTCACTGGGGGGATATTTATTCAGTCTGACTGAATGTAAGTGGTTCTCATTATCTGAGTCAGTCTCGTCCACCGGGGACACGATATTTGCATTCCCAATATTTTCTAGGTTCACTGCTGTTGTTGCATCACTCACTAGACCCTGTGTGGCATTGAATTTTACATTTAAGTTCCCTATCAGCGGTTTTGTTAACAAGACAGCCGAGCTTTTTCTCGAAGGTTGTGGGGGTCTTAATGTTTCCTGGGATTGCGAAGTGCtagcattattattattacttgAATCATGTGGGTTCCTATCTCCCAGAGTTTGTTCACCACTCATGCATAAATGGTAGTCCAATATAagacaattgaatattcaCAATTATAGTTATTGGTTAAATATCATGGACCTTCAAGTGAGCTGTTGATATTGCTCAAAAATATGCGACcgaataatatttcatacGAGAAACACTACAATTGTCATTTAATACTAATTATACATTATAGCGTACATAGTAGGCCTATCTAAGGAACATATACCAAACcaagaagacaaagaaCAAACCACATCCAACGATTGGTGCGTATTGTCTGAGTAAAGCATCGAAATTAATCTTCTGAGCATGCTTCCTATACTTGATAGAATCATTTCTCAAACTCGACGACAAATCACTCATTTTGTCCAATGAGTCACCTCTGTATaacaaatcttcaatattcttgGTCATGACCTTCTTGACATCTGCTAGGTCGTTATTCAACTTGTCCAAGTTGGATTGCGCTCTTTGATCCTGGtaaatcttcttcgtcttgCCCAAAAAGTTATCGAACGAACTGAACCCAAACGGTCTGGCACTATTGCTCAACGCCTCTTGACCGTGGGAATTCCAGAACTCGTGTGAGATCTCCGATAGATACGAAAACGCCAATTTTCTAGGATATGATTTATCGCAAATGCTCAAGTATATTATCGAATTATCTATCAAGTAGTGAATGTTATACTGTCCCGACTCAATTGTGGCCTGTGGTTCGGAATTGGGCGTGATTCTACTGATAAGAATCTTacatttcttcttctggtCCATCAATGATGGATCGTTATTATCGTCGACTGATCCGCATAATGGAAGTGCTAGTGGTATTTGTTAGTCTCTCATTTGTAATCCAATTTTTTCTATGTGTCTACTTCATACATACCATCGTATCTGTAGATTAATGTAGATTTCACCATTCTTAGTTCTTGATGTACCTCTGCAATattctcttcttgaatACTACTAGCTAGGTGTTTTTTGTAAATCCATATAGACATCACGTGCACATTCCAATTCTGATCATCATCCAAAAAGCTGTTACAAAAATTCTCTCCTTGTGTTTAGTGAGTGAATAAAGCCTGAAAGGATATAATAAGCAAGATATATTGTAAAATAGAAGACAATCTGAAGACCGAACGTAACAGAAAACATTCACCAGTAAAACAAAAAGgcttaaatatttgaaatatggaTTTATCCAACTTATCGTCAGATCTCCCGCCAACAAAGCCCGTGAACCAAGCATCAATTAATGAGTTGAATAGGGAGTTAACGACGGAATTTAAGAATGCAGCAAAGTCAGTGGTGTCATTGTATAATTCGTCGACGTCTGGTACTGCAAACAACTCTAAACATAAGGTGGAATTTGCTAATGCCGCCAAGTCCGTAGCAGCGTTGTATCGGTTAACAAATAATGGAAATGGTTTGCATCGTCATATGGGGTACTTGGAATGTCTAGACGACCTACTCGGAGTGATTACAAATGGGGAAGATATCGAGAACTGGGCGTTGACAAAGCGGGCGGAAATTACGAATATCAATCATGGACAAGGTGATAGcaatacaaatataaatgcGTCGAATCAAGAGCAGAAGGATGGCAAAGAAAGTAAGGAGACGCCCCAAGGTGGGGATGAGGAATTGCATATTCCTTTGGATTATGCGTTTTCTTTTTCACTGGATTTGGCTCCGGGATATCATTTTAGACCCAGCTTTCCTCCGTTATCAGTTACTCATTCTTATAAACAAAGAGCAAActtcaaacaattgaagTCATCGGACCATATTGCAAGAATGAGAATGCATCAGAAACAAAAACAATCACAATCACAACAGCTGCAATATCAATCTCTGGAAGACGTTTGCAGCACATCGGACGAGGGTGATAGCGATTCAACCGACAGAGATCACGATGAAGTCGATGCAAGGACttcaaaaaagaaaaagtcTTTGGAAAAAGATAGCGACattaaaagaagaagacttaATGGACAAAATGAGGCTTCAGTAAAATCGCCCAAAAAATGAGGTCTACCTTCAACTTGCATACatgtataatattattattacataGTTTTCATTTATCTAGTTAGGATTATGGGGTTACATATATAGATAAGGCTTGGTAAATATACAATCGATAAGTATTTAAGTAAGATAACCAAACAATGTTTATTGGTAACTTCAATGAGCGAATAATCCATCTGAATTATCATCGTAttcatcataatcatcataGCTGTAGTCACTTCCAGATTCATCGTCAGAATCAGATTCACCGGAATCAACTGCAaactcttcttcatcatcctcaACAATACCTTCCAAAGAGAGACATAACAAAGTATCACCCTTTGAATGAGTACCCTTTGCAACCTCGAGACTCGATTCAACGTTACAATTGGTTAATCTCAGCTTAGAACGTATGATAACACCATTTCctaatatacaattttcAAGCTGAACGTCATCTTCGATCGtgatattatttaaaatgaGACAGCCTGTTAATTTAACTCTCTTTCCAATACTACAAGAAGAACCAACAATAGTTCTTTTAACATTTGTCTTTTCTCCAACAGACGTATTCTCTCCAATCGAGCAATCTATTCCAATATTAGCAGATGCTTTATCCTTAGGATGCGATGTCTGTTGCTGGTGCTGACCCTTAGCCATAGCTTGCAATTTCATAAAATGCCTGTTGGCTTCCATCAATACTGGTGTATTATTAACCCTGAAAAAAGTAGCCTGATCAGGTAAAATGCAAAATCCCACAGTATCTTTGGGATCCGAGTGTTTCCAA encodes:
- a CDS encoding DEHA2F14586p (some similarities with uniprot|P38770 Saccharomyces cerevisiae YHR036W Protein required for cell viability); this translates as MASHEFDGSFLQSLSIDDSNYVTSQTRYEETYDNDDDYMEIDNTLDLGPPPSNYDTPPPEHGNVDRLTPTTRLQEYIASPFQSTPISKDEGANLGGMKSFFMKKEDEDNSSVVNDREMTETKNSGSDNDNNDSEVQERENGQEIDQDYSRNASVVSSISHSILSPTTLGAKLAIMPRQKLLLPSNMDNHESIDYEIDTNSNNESYSTNYDTFGNYRSTPELKHRTGQRNMSSFSSSDANAFFANKSNRNNDIEEYTYNPINGDYDSNDSRSTINNSMNQSYMYRKNMNKFPVNNIFSPTSNSWTTPLQVHHHHYYTTPINQSATQLANPSQTEISSQIQSQTGQLQHRDPGSIQVLDPNQSYNFHPQNRDISLPLPWEANSSPSEKASYILSSYLQLIINFVATCYAAYLVYSIIQTVRQDIKHKLSQQISNVLVEIESCKRSYNDNNCSPDSIVPILEKPCAYWLKCMNQDPYNGGGNKSSISAETVGMIINSLIEPLSFKFFLVMFGFVLLIFACNFTFGFIRAKSYYGWNKERNGAQPAIEK
- a CDS encoding DEHA2F14608p (similar to uniprot|P38803 Saccharomyces cerevisiae YHR085W IPI1); this encodes MGSKRKKAEKQKDFVKAKLRVGKTAAKPDNHTDTSFIAKSISIPNQTINKKTSNTEKKYEVDLAHHLSLTKHHSDVTRKEVLNYIEQHLPSNPSLYKDILTSIVPLIIDQSQNVRNALTSLLSACATQQVGLLDLHIRSIILFIHSAMSHIKPDIRNSSTKFLSVLIDHATESLVRSYFIKTLKSYFTLLSWTLTNDKKAVSLAITTSSSIGGPSKKARIHHLSILRAFLSAALFPISSNERKLDYSKIKMIHPESYKYLLASSTQPFASLKLFVQEVPKQKNTDIQQNTKKDDNAFSLNDLDTVSTEDIDTRRKVMLDVFMAPMLRNLKNLIKEGGEVGREAHSCMKVLEQLQSETK
- a CDS encoding DEHA2F14630p (weakly similar to uniprot|P38771 Saccharomyces cerevisiae YHR038W RRF1 Ribosomal Recycling Factor 1); translated protein: MLRLLTRSQAFRAVTLCQRPIISSRCIPIRNFQISPILAKKNKAKGGNKNKSEVQEIEEDNTDNQVPEIDFDDATNKFKGVIERFSKQANEAKLGKTSPNIFDKLIVETANGEVGFTSVAQTTVKGRNFMITVFDPSNVKSIINAVLGSDLNMNPQIDPSNKQTLKVPLPPLTTESKKENAKQLKLVYERFKNGSGRANGSLATIRGDVKNKFQKQHKKKKLSDAEEKVFKDFEKLHKQYTDKLTEVFKSAEQAILK
- a CDS encoding DEHA2F14652p (weakly similar to uniprot|P53129 Saccharomyces cerevisiae YGL124C MON1 Protein required for fusion of cvt-vesicles and autophagosomes with the vacuole), whose amino-acid sequence is MSGEQTSGDRNPHDSSNNNNASTSQSQETLRPPQPSRKSSAVLLTKPSIGNLNVKFNATQGLVSDATTAVNLENIGNANIVSPVDETDSDNENHLHSVRSNKYPPSERSLYPSGYNTDEENVSNENDEEELQEILHSLVRQDYRLAGSNAIDSNRNLSLMDLSTLTNDKYKMDSQDDFIERYISISKASDSDLFHDKLKHFFILSTAGKPIYSMNGSDDVIMGYMGFITTIVSTFQENMKEEIKSVNYGDDLKIVIMNKDPLILVAMTKLKHENMINNGGEEDDSVLIGQLNTLYNYLLAVLSKSTILKNFQNRMNYDLRKILTPLDFSNLDSLCMKLTYGLSTSESLTPYNIPGLDFFLSQLLDSSLQSAKITNTTRSRLNSILLSCKKLKIKDSKSKAPSRLFDISDSGDKETFLGDDLLFAFLTSSSGKILSMMKPKNHTLSKEDLKVLFTMISSISTPSDDSQSTEDLWIPLCMPDFNPNGFLYVFVKKIDLSGYVIVDGNHIPPQPIIITLISGNKNSFFQQQELSKHIISSMINSESFRNALSSELLASNNLSILNDIKVPLIKHFIYRSKRYNQCFMSNARHFNNEKGDTSCVTILELVYFYSTLHNNKATDFSSEPAIKKHNKRLTYSKWKISGNTIVGFMLSDSTSEFYCLCNGDITSQDLIRQSLKIIKWCEKYHRRIFVGDGVIF
- a CDS encoding DEHA2F14674p (similar to uniprot|P22214 Saccharomyces cerevisiae YLR268W SEC22 R-SNARE protein) gives rise to the protein MVKSTLIYRYDALPLCGSVDDNNDPSLMDQKKKCKILISRITPNSEPQATIESGQYNIHYLIDNSIIYLSICDKSYPRKLAFSYLSEISHEFWNSHGQEALSNSARPFGFSSFDNFLGKTKKIYQDQRAQSNLDKLNNDLADVKKVMTKNIEDLLYRGDSLDKMSDLSSSLRNDSIKYRKHAQKINFDALLRQYAPIVGCGLFFVFLVWYMFLR
- a CDS encoding DEHA2F14696p (weakly similar to uniprot|P47115 Saccharomyces cerevisiae YJR056C), with the protein product MDLSNLSSDLPPTKPVNQASINELNRELTTEFKNAAKSVVSLYNSSTSGTANNSKHKVEFANAAKSVAALYRLTNNGNGLHRHMGYLECLDDLLGVITNGEDIENWALTKRAEITNINHGQGDSNTNINASNQEQKDGKESKETPQGGDEELHIPLDYAFSFSSDLAPGYHFRPSFPPLSVTHSYKQRANFKQLKSSDHIARMRMHQKQKQSQSQQSQYQSSEDVCSTSDEGDSDSTDRDHDEVDARTSKKKKSLEKDSDIKRRRLNGQNEASVKSPKK